In the Sulfurospirillum tamanense genome, one interval contains:
- a CDS encoding (Fe-S)-binding protein has product MFAFNVTSDACVKCGKCIPVCTIHQVNPDETTSPRGFLHLLGAYQKGKLELDRTAKKIFESCFLCTNCVDVCPNSLKVDMVIEQARYDIAQKYGIAWYKRLAFFLLRNRGIMDILARFGYVFQTCGFKLHPEKRSMSLRDFPIVKLDRLLPSLAKKSFLNSHPEVIINGGKGKVGVFIGCLANYMYTDIGKALLEILKALEIDVYLIKQQKCCGAPSYFTGDFASVDALGKFNIEYIESFKETLEAIIIPEATCSAMIKEDYVHFFHDQPEWKARAEAIRPMIYMATDYLEKKTNLKDLLARKAKRSEVVTYHDPCHARKMQGVWKEPRALIAQNFVMREMSDPNRCCGFGGVTMQLENYRFAKAAGEPKATMINATGAKVVSAECSACRMQLGDALYHAKSDVVFKNPIELIASALREENVKSTNVL; this is encoded by the coding sequence ATGTTTGCTTTTAATGTCACCTCAGATGCGTGCGTGAAATGCGGCAAGTGTATCCCTGTGTGTACCATCCACCAAGTCAACCCCGACGAAACCACCAGTCCTAGAGGGTTTTTGCATCTTTTGGGCGCGTATCAAAAAGGAAAACTAGAGCTTGACCGCACGGCCAAGAAGATTTTTGAGAGCTGTTTTTTGTGCACCAACTGCGTGGATGTGTGTCCCAATAGCCTCAAAGTGGACATGGTCATCGAGCAAGCCCGCTACGACATCGCCCAAAAATACGGCATTGCGTGGTACAAACGCTTGGCGTTTTTCCTCTTGCGCAATCGGGGTATCATGGACATCTTGGCGAGGTTTGGGTATGTGTTTCAAACGTGCGGGTTCAAACTCCACCCCGAAAAACGCTCCATGAGTTTGCGCGACTTCCCCATCGTGAAACTCGACCGTTTGCTTCCAAGTTTGGCGAAAAAAAGCTTTTTAAACTCTCATCCTGAAGTCATCATCAACGGTGGTAAGGGCAAAGTAGGCGTGTTTATCGGCTGTTTGGCCAACTACATGTACACGGACATCGGCAAGGCACTACTAGAGATATTGAAGGCGTTGGAGATTGATGTGTACCTCATCAAGCAGCAAAAATGCTGTGGGGCACCTTCGTATTTTACGGGGGATTTTGCCAGTGTGGACGCCCTTGGGAAGTTTAACATCGAATACATCGAGAGTTTCAAAGAGACGCTAGAGGCCATCATCATCCCCGAAGCCACCTGTAGCGCCATGATCAAAGAAGACTACGTGCACTTTTTCCACGACCAGCCCGAGTGGAAAGCCAGAGCCGAGGCCATCCGCCCGATGATTTACATGGCGACGGATTATTTGGAGAAAAAAACAAACCTCAAAGACCTGCTTGCGCGCAAAGCCAAACGCTCCGAGGTGGTAACCTACCATGACCCTTGCCACGCCCGCAAAATGCAAGGGGTTTGGAAAGAACCCCGCGCGCTCATCGCCCAAAACTTCGTGATGCGCGAGATGAGCGACCCCAACCGTTGCTGTGGATTTGGCGGCGTGACCATGCAGTTAGAAAACTACCGCTTCGCCAAAGCCGCAGGCGAGCCCAAAGCCACCATGATAAACGCCACAGGCGCCAAGGTCGTAAGCGCAGAATGCAGTGCGTGTCGCATGCAACTAGGCGACGCTCTTTACCATGCCAAGTCCGACGTGGTCTTCAAAAACCCCATCGAACTCATCGCTAGCGCACTTAGGGAAGAGAATGTGAAGTCGACAAATGTGTTATGA